From one Balaenoptera acutorostrata chromosome 6, mBalAcu1.1, whole genome shotgun sequence genomic stretch:
- the LOC103008826 gene encoding interferon alpha-1-like has product MAPTLSLLLALLLLSCNSTCSLGCDLPQTHSLANTRALMLLQQMRRISPFTCLKDRNDFGFPQEAFGGNQFQKAQAIAVVHETIQQTFRLFSTEGSAAAWDETLLDKFCTALSQQLTDLQACLMQEAGLEGTPLLKEDSILAVRKYFHRITVYLQEKKYSPCAWEIVRAEVMRSFSSSTNLQERLRRKE; this is encoded by the coding sequence ATGGCCCCAACCTTGTCCTTACTCCTGGCCCTGCTGCTGCTCAGCTGCAACTCCACCTGCTCTCTGGGCTGTGACCTGCCTCAGACCCACAGCCTGGCTAACACGAGGGCCCTGATGCTCCTGCAACAAATGAGGAGAATCTCCCCCTTCACCTGCCTGAAGGACAGAAATGACTTTGGATTCCCCCAGGAGGCGTTTGGAGGCAACCAGTTCCAGAAGGCTCAAGCCATCGCTGTCGTCCATGAGACGATCCAGCAGACCTTCCGGCTCTTCAGCACGGAGGGCTCGGCTGCCGCTTGGGATGAGACCCTCCTGGACAAGTTCTGCACTGCACTTTCTCAGCAGCTCACTGACCTGCAAGCCTGTCTGATGCAGGAGGCGGGGCTGGAAGGGACTCCCCTGCTGAAGGAGGACTCCATCCTGGCTGTGAGGAAATACTTCCACAGAATCACTGTCTATCTGCAAGAGAAGAAATACAGCCCTTGTGCCTGGGAGATTGTCAGAGCAGAAGTCATGAGATCCTTCTCTTCATCAACAAACTTGCAAGAAAGACTCAGGAGGAAGGAATGA